One segment of Haloplanus natans DSM 17983 DNA contains the following:
- the leuC gene encoding 3-isopropylmalate dehydratase large subunit, protein MSEGTLYDKVWARHKVADLPNGQDQLFIGLHLIHEVTSPQPFSELRERGIEVPFPERNVATVDHIVPTRPEGRERPLADESAEGMLTALERNTSETGIQFYGLESEKQGITHVVAPELGLTQPGTTVVCGDSHTATHGAFGAIAFGIGTSQVRDVLASQCVAADKAEVRRIEVDGRLGEGVHSKDLILKIIAELGVDGGVGYVYEYGGEAVRDLSMEERLAVCNMSIEGGARAGYINPDETTYEFLRGREFAPEGDAFEERKAYWESIASDPDADYDDVVHLDAGNLEPMVTWGTNPGQAVGIGDPVPAPEDLPEGERDAARAAQEHTGVTPGEPMAGYPIDVAFLGTCTNGRASDFREAAAVLEGREVHPDVRALAVPGSGTVKSTLEAEGVDDIFREAGFDWREAGCSMCLAMNDDSLEGSERCASSSNRNYVGRQGSKDGRTVLMSPAMVAAAAVEGEVADVRDLTEVDA, encoded by the coding sequence ATGAGTGAGGGCACGCTCTACGACAAGGTGTGGGCCCGGCACAAGGTGGCCGACCTCCCGAACGGACAGGATCAGCTGTTCATCGGCCTACATCTCATCCACGAGGTGACCAGTCCCCAGCCCTTCTCCGAGTTGCGGGAGCGGGGCATCGAAGTCCCCTTCCCCGAGCGCAACGTCGCCACGGTGGACCACATCGTGCCGACGCGGCCGGAGGGACGGGAGCGTCCGCTGGCCGACGAGTCGGCCGAGGGGATGCTGACGGCGCTGGAGCGCAACACGAGCGAGACGGGCATCCAGTTCTACGGGCTGGAGTCCGAGAAGCAGGGCATCACGCACGTCGTCGCGCCCGAACTGGGCTTGACCCAGCCGGGGACGACGGTCGTCTGTGGTGACTCCCACACCGCCACGCACGGCGCTTTCGGCGCCATCGCGTTCGGCATCGGCACGAGCCAGGTCCGGGACGTGCTCGCCTCGCAGTGTGTCGCCGCCGACAAGGCCGAGGTCCGCCGCATCGAGGTGGACGGTCGGCTCGGCGAGGGCGTCCACTCGAAGGACCTCATCCTGAAGATCATCGCCGAACTCGGCGTCGACGGCGGCGTCGGCTACGTCTACGAGTACGGCGGCGAGGCGGTTCGCGACCTCTCGATGGAGGAGCGCCTCGCGGTCTGTAACATGTCCATCGAGGGCGGCGCCCGCGCGGGCTACATAAATCCCGACGAGACGACCTACGAGTTCCTGCGCGGCCGCGAGTTCGCCCCCGAGGGCGACGCGTTCGAGGAGCGAAAGGCGTACTGGGAGTCCATCGCGAGCGACCCCGACGCCGACTACGACGACGTGGTCCACCTCGACGCCGGGAATCTGGAGCCGATGGTCACGTGGGGGACGAACCCCGGACAGGCCGTCGGCATCGGCGACCCCGTCCCGGCGCCCGAGGACCTGCCCGAGGGGGAACGCGACGCCGCCAGAGCCGCCCAAGAGCATACGGGCGTCACGCCCGGCGAGCCGATGGCGGGCTATCCCATCGACGTGGCCTTCCTCGGCACCTGCACGAACGGCCGTGCGAGCGACTTCCGCGAGGCCGCCGCGGTTCTGGAGGGCCGCGAGGTCCATCCGGACGTGCGTGCGCTCGCGGTTCCCGGGTCGGGGACGGTGAAATCGACGCTCGAAGCGGAAGGTGTCGACGACATCTTCCGCGAGGCGGGCTTCGACTGGCGCGAGGCGGGCTGTTCGATGTGTCTGGCCATGAACGACGACTCCCTCGAGGGCTCCGAGCGGTGTGCGTCCTCGTCGAACCGCAACTACGTGGGTCGACAGGGGAGCAAGGACGGCCGGACGGTGCTGATGAGTCCGGCGATGGTCGCCGCCGCCGCGGTGGAAGGCGAAGTCGCCGACGTGCGCGACCTGACGGAGGTGGACGCATGA
- the psmB gene encoding archaeal proteasome endopeptidase complex subunit beta has protein sequence MRTPTNQDFSRAQDRLDGQDRPVFGPEIGEFTNTEERRAAAGDEDKEMKTGTTTVGLSTANGVVMATDMRASAGRMVSSKDVQKVEQIHPTGALTIAGSVSAAQSLIRSLRSETSLYETRRGKDMSMEALSTLTSNFLRSGAFFIVSPLLGGVDEDGAHVYSLDPLGGMMEEDYAVSGSGSQYALGVLEQEYEDDLTMDEARSVAAHAIQSAVERDLASGNGINVAVVTDEGVDITKHKEFESLL, from the coding sequence ATGCGTACCCCGACGAATCAGGACTTTTCACGCGCGCAGGACCGTCTCGACGGGCAGGACCGCCCGGTGTTCGGGCCGGAAATCGGCGAGTTCACGAACACCGAGGAGCGTCGCGCCGCGGCGGGCGACGAGGACAAGGAGATGAAAACCGGCACGACGACCGTCGGGCTCTCGACTGCCAACGGCGTCGTGATGGCGACCGACATGCGCGCCAGCGCGGGTCGCATGGTCTCCAGCAAGGACGTCCAGAAGGTCGAACAGATCCACCCGACGGGCGCGCTCACCATCGCCGGATCGGTGTCGGCCGCCCAGTCGCTCATCCGCTCGCTCCGCTCGGAGACGAGCCTCTACGAGACGCGTCGGGGCAAGGACATGAGCATGGAAGCCCTCTCGACGCTCACGAGCAACTTCCTCCGCTCGGGTGCGTTCTTTATCGTCTCGCCCCTCCTCGGCGGCGTCGACGAGGACGGCGCTCACGTCTACAGCCTCGACCCGCTCGGCGGGATGATGGAAGAGGACTACGCCGTCTCCGGCTCCGGGAGCCAGTACGCCCTCGGTGTCCTCGAACAGGAGTACGAAGACGACCTCACGATGGACGAGGCCCGGTCGGTCGCCGCCCACGCCATTCAGAGCGCGGTCGAGCGTGACCTCGCGTCCGGCAACGGCATCAACGTCGCCGTCGTCACGGACGAGGGCGTCGACATCACGAAACACAAAGAGTTCGAATCGCTGCTGTAG
- the ilvC gene encoding ketol-acid reductoisomerase: MTDEFTVPVYYDDDADSDAIAGKTVAVLGYGSQGHAHAQNLDDSGIDVVVGLRKSSDSWAQAENDGLRVATPDDAAAEADIVSMLVPDTVQPAVFEAIGDGLEAGDTLQFAHGFNIHYNQIQPPEGVDVTMIAPKTPGHLLRRNYTENTGTPALLAVYQNTTGEAKAEALAYAQAIGCTRAGVVETTFREEVETDLFGEQAVLCGGITSLIKKGYETLVDAGYSPEMAYFECLNEMKLIVDLMYEGGMAEMWNSVSDTAEYGGLAVGPEIVGEGVRENMDEALEAVQNGDFAREWILENQAGRPSYTQLHAADRNHDIEEVGARLRALFSWAEEAEEEAEAPADD, translated from the coding sequence ATGACAGACGAATTTACCGTTCCGGTATACTACGACGACGACGCGGACAGTGACGCAATCGCCGGCAAGACCGTAGCCGTCCTCGGCTACGGCAGTCAGGGCCACGCCCACGCACAGAACCTCGATGACAGCGGGATCGACGTGGTCGTCGGCCTGCGGAAATCCTCCGACTCGTGGGCCCAGGCCGAAAACGACGGGCTGCGGGTCGCGACCCCCGACGACGCCGCCGCGGAGGCGGATATCGTCTCGATGCTCGTTCCCGACACCGTCCAGCCGGCGGTGTTCGAGGCCATCGGCGACGGGCTCGAGGCGGGCGACACCCTCCAGTTCGCCCACGGCTTCAACATCCACTACAACCAGATCCAGCCCCCCGAGGGCGTCGACGTGACGATGATCGCCCCGAAGACGCCGGGCCACCTCCTGCGGCGCAACTACACCGAGAACACGGGCACGCCCGCCCTCCTCGCCGTCTACCAGAACACGACGGGCGAGGCGAAAGCGGAGGCGCTGGCGTACGCACAGGCCATCGGCTGCACCCGCGCGGGCGTCGTCGAGACGACGTTCCGGGAGGAGGTCGAGACGGATCTCTTCGGCGAGCAGGCGGTGCTCTGTGGCGGCATCACGTCGCTCATCAAGAAGGGCTACGAGACGCTGGTCGACGCGGGCTACAGCCCGGAGATGGCCTACTTCGAGTGTCTCAACGAGATGAAGCTGATCGTCGATCTGATGTACGAGGGCGGGATGGCCGAGATGTGGAACTCGGTCTCCGACACGGCCGAGTACGGTGGCCTCGCCGTGGGGCCGGAGATCGTCGGCGAGGGCGTCCGCGAGAACATGGACGAAGCGCTCGAAGCGGTCCAGAACGGCGACTTCGCCCGCGAGTGGATCCTCGAGAACCAGGCCGGTCGCCCCTCCTATACGCAGCTTCACGCGGCCGACCGGAACCACGACATCGAGGAGGTCGGCGCCCGACTGCGCGCGCTGTTCTCCTGGGCCGAAGAGGCCGAGGAGGAGGCAGAGGCCCCGGCCGATGACTGA
- a CDS encoding DUF5799 family protein: MSNWTDRIVGDRMAVDREFSDRVRTSEFSNQEWGLVMTAVDFEIEHADDPDRARIVADTESLPQMIPELEKVQEGMGPGGPNGGRQADSGTGVLDAIRGALGMGDGDDDADKLDAAERLVDEYASALQERLEEKGKWDDIRQSYDG, translated from the coding sequence ATGTCGAACTGGACCGATAGGATCGTCGGCGACCGAATGGCCGTCGACCGGGAGTTCAGCGACCGGGTCCGTACCTCCGAGTTCTCGAATCAAGAGTGGGGACTGGTCATGACCGCCGTCGACTTCGAAATCGAACACGCCGACGACCCCGACCGGGCGCGGATCGTCGCCGACACCGAGAGCCTCCCCCAGATGATCCCCGAACTGGAGAAGGTGCAAGAGGGAATGGGGCCCGGCGGCCCGAACGGCGGGCGCCAGGCCGACAGCGGCACCGGCGTCCTCGACGCTATCCGCGGCGCACTCGGGATGGGCGACGGCGACGACGACGCCGATAAACTCGACGCGGCCGAACGCCTCGTCGACGAGTACGCGAGCGCCCTCCAGGAACGGCTCGAAGAGAAGGGGAAGTGGGACGATATCCGGCAGTCGTACGACGGGTGA
- a CDS encoding isocitrate/isopropylmalate dehydrogenase family protein — MSERIAVIPGDGIGHEVVPATLRVLDAVVDFEYDHVEAGDAVAERTRTPLPEATLEAVTSADATLFGATGETSADVILPLRDAVDSFVNIRPARTYPGVEAVQPETDLVILRENTEGVYAGIEERLTEDVSTLTRLVTQRASRRLAEFACDYVESNGLDGFTIAHKNNVMRVTDGLFVDTVSEVASDRGVAVDDAYMDAMATGLAMDPTGYDVIVCPNLAGDVLSDLAAGLVGGLGLLPSANVGSERGIFEPVHGCAPDIAGEGVANPTATVLSAAMLLDFLDYEDEATAVRTAVETTLAEGPHTPDLGGEATTDDVADAVVDRL, encoded by the coding sequence ATGAGCGAGCGCATCGCCGTCATCCCCGGCGACGGCATCGGCCACGAAGTCGTCCCGGCGACGCTGCGTGTCCTCGATGCGGTCGTCGACTTCGAGTACGACCACGTCGAAGCGGGCGACGCCGTGGCGGAGCGGACGAGGACCCCGCTTCCCGAGGCGACGCTGGAGGCGGTCACGAGCGCCGACGCGACGCTGTTCGGCGCGACGGGCGAAACCTCCGCCGACGTGATCCTCCCGCTTCGCGACGCGGTGGACTCCTTCGTCAACATCCGCCCGGCGCGGACGTATCCGGGCGTCGAGGCGGTCCAGCCGGAGACGGATCTGGTGATCCTCCGCGAGAACACGGAGGGGGTCTACGCCGGTATCGAGGAGCGCCTGACCGAGGACGTGTCGACACTGACGCGACTGGTCACGCAACGAGCGTCCAGACGGCTCGCCGAGTTCGCCTGCGACTACGTCGAGTCGAACGGGCTAGACGGGTTCACGATTGCCCACAAGAACAACGTGATGCGCGTGACCGACGGCCTGTTCGTCGACACCGTCAGCGAGGTTGCGAGCGACCGCGGCGTCGCCGTCGACGACGCGTATATGGACGCGATGGCGACGGGTCTCGCGATGGACCCGACGGGCTACGACGTGATCGTCTGCCCCAATCTGGCGGGCGACGTGTTGTCCGATCTGGCCGCGGGGCTGGTCGGCGGCCTCGGCTTACTCCCGAGCGCGAACGTCGGCTCGGAGCGGGGAATCTTCGAACCCGTCCACGGCTGTGCGCCCGACATCGCGGGCGAGGGCGTCGCCAACCCGACGGCGACGGTGCTGTCGGCGGCGATGTTGCTCGACTTCCTCGACTACGAGGACGAAGCGACGGCGGTGCGGACGGCCGTCGAGACGACGCTGGCCGAGGGTCCGCACACGCCCGACCTGGGCGGCGAGGCGACGACCGACGACGTGGCCGACGCCGTCGTCGACCGCCTGTAG
- a CDS encoding LeuA family protein yields MSGRPALPAAAESGRPSDGRYRGITGQGQVYIRGLSSGRVQCLTTWRIRRIPRRIEFFQGTLARTGEIDGVRIFDTTLRDGEQSPRTSFSYDEKRDIAAVLDEMGTHVIEAGFPVNSDAEFEAVRDISNATDTTVCGLARVVDKDVEAALDSGVELVHVFVSTSDVQLQDSMHASREEAVDRAVKCVERVKEAGVECMFSPMDATRTDDDFLVEVVEAVSDAGTDWINIPDTCGVATPTRFMDLVRMVRENTDAQVDVHAHDDFGLATANAIAGFEAGAAQAQVSVNGIGERAGNAAFEEVVMASEALYDVDTGIDTTRITELSRMVEDYSDIPNPPNKPVVGRNAFSHESGIHAAGVIENSDTFEPGVMTPEMVGATREFVLGKHTGTHSVRKRLKEIGYDPTDSEVRAVTRLVKDYGADKERVTMADLRRFAREENVTREEEVRA; encoded by the coding sequence ATGTCCGGTCGACCCGCCCTCCCCGCCGCCGCCGAGTCGGGGCGACCGTCCGACGGTCGATACCGGGGAATCACCGGACAGGGACAGGTTTATATACGAGGGCTATCCTCTGGTAGAGTACAATGTCTAACGACATGGAGGATTCGTCGGATACCCCGGCGGATCGAGTTCTTCCAGGGCACGTTGGCCCGCACCGGCGAAATTGACGGTGTACGAATTTTCGACACAACGCTCCGAGATGGCGAGCAGTCACCGCGCACGTCGTTCAGTTACGACGAGAAGCGTGACATCGCCGCAGTCCTTGACGAGATGGGCACCCACGTCATCGAGGCGGGGTTCCCGGTCAACTCCGACGCGGAGTTCGAGGCCGTTCGAGACATCTCGAACGCCACCGACACGACGGTGTGTGGCCTCGCTCGCGTCGTCGACAAGGACGTGGAGGCGGCGCTCGACTCGGGCGTGGAACTGGTCCACGTCTTCGTGAGTACGAGCGACGTACAGCTACAGGATTCCATGCACGCCTCGCGCGAGGAGGCGGTCGACCGCGCGGTCAAATGCGTCGAGCGTGTCAAGGAGGCGGGCGTGGAGTGTATGTTCTCGCCGATGGACGCCACCCGCACCGACGACGACTTCCTCGTCGAGGTGGTGGAGGCGGTCAGCGACGCGGGGACCGACTGGATCAACATTCCGGACACCTGCGGGGTGGCGACGCCCACGCGCTTTATGGACCTCGTGCGCATGGTCCGCGAGAACACCGACGCGCAGGTCGACGTCCACGCCCACGACGACTTCGGGCTGGCGACGGCGAACGCCATCGCCGGCTTCGAGGCGGGCGCGGCGCAGGCACAGGTGTCGGTCAACGGCATCGGCGAACGCGCCGGCAACGCCGCCTTCGAAGAGGTCGTCATGGCCTCGGAGGCGTTGTACGACGTGGACACGGGGATCGACACCACCCGAATCACGGAACTGTCCCGGATGGTCGAGGATTACAGCGACATCCCCAATCCGCCGAACAAGCCGGTCGTTGGGCGCAACGCCTTCTCCCACGAGAGCGGTATCCACGCCGCAGGCGTCATCGAGAACTCGGACACGTTCGAACCGGGCGTGATGACACCGGAGATGGTGGGCGCGACCCGCGAGTTCGTCCTCGGCAAACACACCGGGACCCACTCGGTGCGCAAGCGACTGAAGGAAATCGGCTACGACCCGACCGACTCGGAGGTCCGGGCGGTCACCCGACTGGTCAAGGATTACGGCGCCGACAAGGAGCGGGTGACGATGGCGGACCTGCGGCGGTTCGCCCGCGAGGAGAACGTCACCCGCGAGGAGGAGGTCCGCGCCTGA
- the ligA gene encoding ATP-dependent DNA ligase LigA — MDFADFADRVCAVENESADLAVTSLVADLFVDAGDDLPVVARLLLGRVVPAWDSTTLDVGPALCHEALARAAGPNVTADDVADRLAAEGEIGAVAASLDLDGQQGLAAFGAADPDPLTVAGVDARLRDLAAADGPGSRDHKVDVLFGLFNRADSRSARYLARLVLSEMRIGVGEGIVRDAIAEAFDVPVEEVERALQVENDCGAVAVRARDEGASGLAAAELVVGRPVSAMLAQAGTAADALDAWESIAVETKFDGARVQVHHDPAGETRVFSRNLEDVTDALPEVVEAVSDLLVPTILDGEAIAVDESGDPLPFQEVLRRFRRKHDVARMREEVRIEFRAFDCLHVDGVDLLDEPLLDRRERLSNALSAVSGATPSPFRVLDDADAIADREAAALDAGHEGIMLKNPDSTYTPGKRGQNWLKRKPDVETLDLVVTGAEWGEGRRANHLGTFLLSARTEDGFATIGKVATGITDERLADLSDRLEPLIRAEDGTDVDIEPEVVFEVGYEEIQSSPTYGSGYALRFPRFVAVREDKAPADADSLARVERLVDRG, encoded by the coding sequence ATGGACTTCGCCGACTTCGCCGACCGGGTCTGCGCCGTCGAAAACGAGAGCGCCGACCTCGCGGTTACGTCTCTGGTTGCCGATCTGTTCGTCGATGCCGGTGACGACCTGCCCGTCGTCGCCCGCTTGCTGCTCGGGCGCGTCGTCCCCGCGTGGGACTCGACGACCCTCGACGTGGGGCCGGCCCTCTGTCACGAGGCGCTCGCCCGCGCCGCCGGCCCGAACGTCACTGCCGACGACGTGGCCGACCGACTGGCCGCCGAGGGCGAAATCGGTGCCGTCGCGGCGTCGCTGGACCTCGACGGGCAACAGGGGCTCGCCGCCTTCGGCGCCGCCGACCCCGATCCGCTGACGGTCGCCGGGGTGGACGCCCGCCTCCGCGACCTCGCGGCCGCCGACGGCCCGGGGAGCCGGGATCACAAGGTCGACGTGCTCTTCGGCCTGTTCAACCGCGCCGACTCACGCTCGGCGCGCTATCTCGCTCGGCTCGTCCTCTCTGAGATGCGCATCGGCGTCGGGGAGGGTATCGTCCGCGACGCCATCGCGGAGGCGTTCGACGTGCCGGTCGAGGAAGTCGAACGGGCCTTACAGGTGGAAAACGACTGCGGTGCGGTGGCCGTTCGCGCCCGCGACGAGGGTGCATCGGGCCTGGCGGCGGCCGAACTCGTCGTCGGCCGGCCGGTGAGCGCGATGCTCGCCCAGGCCGGTACCGCGGCGGACGCCCTCGACGCGTGGGAGTCGATCGCCGTCGAGACCAAGTTCGACGGCGCCCGGGTGCAGGTCCACCACGACCCGGCGGGCGAGACGCGGGTCTTCTCACGCAACTTAGAGGACGTGACCGACGCGTTGCCGGAGGTGGTCGAGGCCGTCTCCGACCTTCTCGTTCCCACGATCCTCGATGGCGAGGCAATCGCCGTCGACGAATCGGGCGACCCCCTGCCTTTTCAGGAGGTGTTGCGGCGGTTTCGCCGAAAACACGACGTGGCGCGGATGCGCGAGGAGGTACGGATCGAGTTCCGGGCGTTCGACTGCCTCCACGTCGACGGCGTCGACCTGCTCGACGAGCCACTCCTCGATCGACGGGAACGGCTATCTAACGCCCTGTCGGCGGTCAGCGGCGCCACACCGTCCCCGTTCCGCGTCCTCGACGACGCCGACGCCATCGCCGACCGCGAGGCGGCGGCCCTTGACGCGGGCCACGAGGGGATCATGCTCAAGAATCCCGACTCCACCTACACGCCGGGCAAGCGGGGGCAGAACTGGCTGAAGCGCAAGCCCGACGTGGAGACCCTGGATCTCGTCGTCACGGGTGCCGAATGGGGCGAGGGGCGGCGGGCGAACCACCTCGGTACGTTTCTGCTGTCGGCGCGGACCGAGGACGGATTCGCGACCATCGGCAAGGTGGCGACGGGGATCACCGACGAGCGGCTTGCGGATCTGAGCGACCGCCTCGAACCCCTGATACGGGCGGAGGACGGGACCGACGTGGATATCGAACCCGAAGTCGTATTCGAGGTAGGCTACGAGGAGATTCAGTCCTCGCCCACGTACGGGTCGGGCTACGCGCTCCGGTTCCCGCGCTTCGTCGCCGTGCGCGAGGACAAGGCGCCGGCTGACGCGGACTCGCTAGCGCGGGTCGAGCGGCTGGTGGACCGCGGATAA
- the ilvB gene encoding biosynthetic-type acetolactate synthase large subunit, which translates to MSERTTQPPETEESSDEAADGAPTQVTSGATSTVRALENAGIDVMFGVQGGAIMPVYDALWDSEIRHVMMAHEQGAAHAADAFSVVSGQPGVCLATSGPGATNLVTGLADANMDSDAVVALTGQVPQHMVGSDAFQETDTTGITAPITKNNYFASDADTVGDTVGEAVALASAGRPGPTLVDLPKDVTSGETDREPGMPQTPETYTPQDEADESAVETVASAIEAADKPLLLFGGGVVKADAADVAREFAADYEIPVVTTMPGIGTMPEDHELCLSWAGMHGTGYANMAINHTDLLIAVGTRFDDRLTGGIETFAPSAEVVHVDIDPAEISKNIHADYPLIGDAGRVLGQLDDALTAAPDADEWREQCRTWKTEYPMDYAAPDDEPLKPQFVVEALDEATSDDAIVTSGVGQHQMWASQYWTFRDPRKWVSSHGLGTMGYGLPAAIGARLAADDDEEVVCIDGDGSFLMTVEELSVAVREDLDITVAILNNEYIGMVRQWQDAFFEGRHMAAGYSWIPEFDKLAEAFGARGWRVDDYDEVADAVEEALAYDGPSVVDFHIDPAENVYPMVPSGGANDKFALSEEQL; encoded by the coding sequence ATGAGCGAGCGAACCACCCAACCACCGGAGACGGAGGAGTCGAGCGACGAGGCGGCCGACGGGGCCCCGACACAAGTCACGTCGGGCGCTACGTCCACCGTTCGAGCCCTCGAGAACGCGGGCATCGACGTGATGTTCGGCGTGCAGGGCGGGGCGATCATGCCCGTCTACGACGCGCTCTGGGATTCGGAGATCCGTCACGTGATGATGGCCCACGAACAGGGGGCGGCTCACGCGGCCGACGCGTTCAGCGTGGTGTCCGGCCAGCCGGGCGTCTGCCTGGCTACCTCGGGTCCTGGCGCGACCAACCTCGTGACGGGACTCGCCGACGCCAACATGGATTCCGACGCCGTGGTGGCGCTGACCGGGCAGGTGCCCCAGCATATGGTCGGCAGCGACGCCTTCCAGGAGACGGACACGACGGGCATCACCGCACCGATCACGAAGAACAACTACTTCGCGAGCGACGCCGACACCGTCGGCGACACCGTCGGCGAGGCGGTGGCGCTCGCTTCCGCCGGCCGGCCGGGGCCGACGCTGGTCGACCTCCCCAAGGACGTCACCAGCGGGGAGACGGACCGCGAACCGGGGATGCCCCAGACGCCGGAGACGTACACGCCACAGGACGAAGCGGACGAGAGCGCCGTCGAGACGGTGGCGAGCGCCATCGAGGCGGCGGACAAACCGCTGCTCCTGTTCGGCGGCGGCGTGGTGAAAGCCGACGCCGCGGACGTGGCCCGCGAGTTCGCCGCCGACTACGAGATTCCGGTGGTGACGACGATGCCCGGTATCGGCACGATGCCCGAGGACCACGAGCTCTGTCTGTCGTGGGCGGGCATGCACGGCACCGGCTACGCCAACATGGCGATCAACCACACGGACCTCCTGATCGCCGTCGGCACCCGATTCGACGACCGCCTGACCGGCGGTATCGAGACGTTCGCGCCGAGCGCGGAGGTCGTTCACGTCGACATCGACCCCGCGGAGATCAGCAAGAACATCCACGCCGACTACCCGCTGATCGGCGACGCGGGGCGCGTCCTCGGACAGCTCGACGACGCGCTGACCGCCGCGCCCGACGCCGACGAGTGGCGCGAGCAGTGTCGGACGTGGAAGACGGAGTACCCGATGGATTACGCGGCGCCGGACGACGAACCGCTCAAACCGCAGTTCGTCGTCGAGGCGCTCGACGAGGCCACGAGCGACGACGCCATCGTCACCTCGGGCGTCGGCCAGCATCAGATGTGGGCGTCCCAGTACTGGACGTTCCGCGACCCGCGGAAGTGGGTCTCCTCGCACGGCCTCGGGACGATGGGCTACGGCCTGCCCGCGGCCATCGGCGCCCGACTGGCGGCCGACGACGACGAGGAAGTCGTCTGTATCGACGGCGACGGCTCCTTCCTGATGACAGTCGAGGAGCTCTCGGTCGCCGTGCGCGAGGACCTCGACATCACGGTCGCCATCCTGAACAACGAGTACATCGGAATGGTGCGCCAGTGGCAGGACGCCTTCTTCGAGGGGCGACACATGGCCGCCGGCTACAGTTGGATCCCCGAGTTCGACAAGTTGGCCGAGGCCTTCGGCGCCCGCGGCTGGCGCGTCGACGACTACGACGAGGTGGCCGACGCCGTCGAGGAGGCGCTCGCCTACGACGGCCCCTCGGTCGTCGACTTCCACATCGACCCCGCCGAGAACGTCTACCCGATGGTGCCGAGCGGCGGCGCCAACGACAAATTCGCCCTCTCGGAGGAGCAGCTATGA
- the ilvN gene encoding acetolactate synthase small subunit produces the protein MSGGLDGPRPEERETPEGRRNSQGIRIDPEVEAEPDARRAVLSALVEHEPGVLANVSGLFRRRQFNIESLTVGPTTDGDRARITLEIEEPEPGIEQAKKQLQKLVPVIAVTELEPDAIRRELALIKVDGSAPDQVGAVAEMYDGKTVDVSRESVTVEITGSEQKIDAAVETFGRFGIHEIVRTGTAALERGTRKTT, from the coding sequence ATGAGCGGCGGGCTGGACGGTCCACGACCCGAGGAGCGGGAGACGCCCGAGGGCCGGCGCAACTCCCAGGGCATCCGCATCGACCCCGAGGTGGAGGCGGAGCCCGACGCCCGGCGGGCGGTTCTCTCGGCGCTCGTGGAACACGAACCCGGCGTGTTGGCGAACGTCTCCGGACTGTTCCGGCGGCGGCAGTTCAATATCGAAAGCCTCACCGTCGGTCCGACCACCGATGGTGACCGAGCGCGAATCACGCTCGAAATAGAGGAGCCCGAACCGGGCATCGAACAGGCGAAAAAACAGCTACAGAAGCTCGTGCCGGTCATCGCGGTGACCGAACTCGAACCCGACGCCATCCGGCGCGAACTCGCGCTGATCAAGGTCGACGGGAGCGCCCCCGATCAGGTCGGCGCCGTGGCGGAGATGTACGACGGCAAGACCGTCGACGTCTCCCGGGAGTCGGTCACCGTCGAGATCACGGGCAGCGAGCAGAAGATCGACGCCGCGGTGGAGACGTTCGGTCGGTTCGGCATCCACGAGATCGTCCGGACCGGCACGGCGGCGCTCGAACGCGGCACACGCAAGACGACATAA
- the leuD gene encoding 3-isopropylmalate dehydratase small subunit, producing the protein MSGEGSENGVGVEEMKVRRVAGTGVPVRGDDIDTDQIIPARFLKTTTWEGMDQYAFYDARRDDDGELNDHPFNEYKGANVLVVNDNFGCGSSREHAPRALARWGVEAIVGESFAEIFADNCKSLGIPAATTDPETVAELQDFIEANPSAGIELDVVDETVTYDGKTVDVDIDEAMRGALVQGIWDTVALLRSNMDAIDETAADLPYVDR; encoded by the coding sequence ATGAGCGGCGAGGGGTCGGAGAACGGCGTCGGCGTCGAGGAGATGAAGGTGCGCCGCGTCGCGGGCACCGGCGTCCCCGTCCGCGGGGACGACATCGACACCGACCAGATCATCCCCGCCCGGTTCCTCAAGACGACGACCTGGGAAGGGATGGATCAGTACGCCTTCTACGACGCGCGCCGCGACGACGACGGCGAACTGAACGACCACCCCTTCAACGAGTACAAGGGGGCGAACGTCCTCGTCGTCAACGACAACTTCGGCTGTGGCTCCTCGCGGGAGCACGCGCCGCGGGCGCTGGCCCGCTGGGGCGTCGAGGCCATCGTCGGCGAGTCGTTCGCCGAAATCTTCGCGGACAACTGCAAGTCGCTTGGCATCCCGGCGGCGACGACGGACCCGGAGACGGTCGCGGAGCTACAGGACTTCATCGAGGCGAACCCGTCGGCGGGTATCGAACTCGACGTAGTCGACGAGACGGTCACCTACGACGGCAAGACCGTCGACGTCGACATAGACGAGGCGATGCGCGGGGCGCTGGTGCAGGGCATCTGGGACACCGTTGCCCTGCTCCGGTCGAACATGGACGCCATCGACGAGACGGCGGCCGACCTGCCGTACGTCGACCGATGA